Proteins found in one Epinephelus fuscoguttatus linkage group LG4, E.fuscoguttatus.final_Chr_v1 genomic segment:
- the LOC125886830 gene encoding AFG3-like protein 1 → MSQLLRLLSAAALPLCRAGGARARLSAVTAGRLLTAGFRSSAASSYCRTPTNFLSCRRFQSVQRRLYSTEPKDGKGGAGGGGRSSGGGKRGGKDWWSRMQKGDFPWDEKDFRYLAVTVAGVSSVLLYLYFRDNGREISWKDFIHRYVARGMVERLEVVNKQYVRVILVPGADPDASYVWFNIGSVDTFERNLEAAHTELGLEPSHRLAVIYSTESDGSFLMSMIPTLLLIGFLLFTLRRGPMGGGPGGGRGGPFSMSESTAKMMKDNIEVKFKDVAGCEEAKLEILEFVNFLKNPQQYQDLGAKIPKGAVLSGPPGTGKTLLAKATAGEANVPFITVNGSEFLEMFVGVGPARVRDMFSMARKNAPCILFIDEIDAVGRKRGGGNFGGQSEQENTLNQLLVEMDGFNTATNVVVLAGTNRPDILDPALMRPGRFDRQIYIGPPDIKGRASIFKVHLRPIKLDPNMDKDVLARKMAAATPGFTGADIANVCNEAALIAARHLNEFVNAKHFEQAIDRVIGGLEKKTQVLQPTEKKTVAYHEAGHAIVGWFLQHADPLLKVSIIPRGKGLGYAQYLPREQYLYSREQLFDRMCMMLGGRVAEQVFFGKITTGAQDDLKKVTQSAYAQVVQFGMSEKVGQVSFDLPRQGEMVMEKPYSEATAELIDEEVRELVERAYERTLALIEEKKELVEMVGKRLLDKEVLDKADMLELLGPRPFEEKSTYEEFVEGTGSFEEDTSLPEGLKDWNQERGGEAEETSPTQDRQQAV, encoded by the exons ACAGCCGGATTCCGAAGCTCCGCTGCCTCG AGCTATTGTCGGACTCCAACAAACTTCCTGTCCTGTCGCAGATTCCAGTCGGTTCAGCGACGACTGTACTCCACTGAACCCAAAG ATGGAAAGggtggagcaggaggaggaggaagatcaTCAGGtggagggaagagaggaggaaaagactGGTGGAGCCGAATGCAAAAG GGTGACTTCCCCTGGGACGAGAAGGACTTCAGGTACTTGGCGGTCACTGTGGCTGGAGTCAGTTCAGTTCTGCTGTATTTATACTTCAGAGACAACGGCAGAGAGATCAGCTGGAAGGACTTCATCCACCGCTACGTGGCCAGGGGAATG GTGGAGCGCTTAGAGGTCGTCAACAAACAGTATGTCAGAGTCATCCTGGTGCCGGGAGCCGACCCTGATGCG AGCTATGTCTGGTTCAACATCGGCAGCGTCGACACGTTTGAGAGGAATCTGGAGGCGGCGCACACGGAGCTCGGCCTGGAGCCGTCACACAGACTTGCTGTCATCTACAGCACAGAGAGTGACGG CTCCTTCCTGATGAGCATGATACCCACCCTGCTGCTGATTGGCTTCCTGCTCTTCACCCTGCGGCGAGGACCAATGGGAGGAGGCCCCGGCGGTGGGAGGGGCGGGCCCTTCAGTATGAGCGAGTCCACGGCGAAGATGATGAAGGACAACATTGAGGTGAAGTTCAAGGATGTGGCTGGCTGCGAAGAGGCCAAGCTGGAGATCTTGGAGTTCGTCAACTTCCTGAAGAACCCACAGCAGTACCAGGACCTCGGGGCCAAGATCCCAAAG ggtGCTGTGCTGTCCGGACCTCCTGGGACAGGGAAGACTCTGCTGGCTAAAGCCACAGCCGGAGAGGCCAACGTCCCCTTCATCACCGTCAACGGCTCCGAGTTCCTGGAGATGTTTGTGGGCGTCGGTCCCGCCAGG GTGAGGGACATGTTCTCCATGGCGAGGAAGAACGCCCCCTGCATCCTCTTCATCGATGAGATCGACGCTGtggggaggaagaggggaggggggaaCTTTGGTGGTCAGAGTGAACAGGAGAACACGTTGAACCAGCTGCTGGTGGAGATGGACG GTTTCAACACGGCGACTAACGTGGTGGTCCTGGCTGGAACCAACAGACCCGACATCCTGGATCCTGCTCTGATGAGACCGGGACGCTTCGACAGACAGATCTACATAG GTCCTCCCGACATCAAGGGCAGAGCGTCCATCTTTAAAGTCCACCTGCGACCAATCAAACTGGACCCCAACATGGACAAAGACGTTCTGGCCAGGAAGATGGCCGCTGCCACGCCAGGATTCACTG GAGCTGACATCGCTAATGTCTGCAACGAGGCGGCACTGATCGCTGCTCGACATCTGAACGAGTTCGTCAACGCCAAACACTTTGAACAGGCCATCGACCGGGTCATCGGAG GTCTGGAGAAGAAGACTCAGGTCCTGCAGCCCACAGAGAAGAAGACTGTAGCCTATCACGAAGCGGGTCACGCCATCGTGGGCTGGTTCCTGCAGCACGCTGACCCGCTGCTGAAG GTGTCGATCATCCCGCGGGGGAAGGGTCTGGGTTACGCCCAGTACCTGCCCAGAGAGCAGTACCTGtacagcagagagcagctgtTCGACAGGATGTGTATGATGCTCGGAGGCCGCGTGGCCGAGCAGGTCTTCTTTGGCAAGATCACCACCGGAGCTCAGGACGACCTGAAGAAGGTCACGCAGTCCGCCTACGCTCAg GTGGTGCAGTTTGGGATGAGTGAGAAGGTGGGACAGGTGTCGTTCGACCTGCCTCGGCAGGGTGAGATGGTCATGGAGAAGCCGTACAGCGAGGCCACGGCAGAGCTCATCGACGAGGAGGTCAGGGAGCTGGTGGAGCGAGCGTACGAGAGAACGCTGGCGCTCATCGAGGAAAAGAAGGAGCTGGTGGAGATG GTGGGGAAGCGTCTCCTGGATAAGGAGGTCCTGGACAAGGCGGACATGTTGGAGCTGCTGGGCCCGCGGCCTTTCGAGGAGAAGTCTACGTACGAGGAGTTTGTGGAGGGGACAGGAAGCTTTGAGGAGGACACGAGTCTGCCAGAGGGGCTCAAAGACTGGAaccaggagagaggaggggaggcgGAGGAGACGAGCCCGACTCAGGACAGACAGCAGGCCGTGTAG